DNA sequence from the Sceloporus undulatus isolate JIND9_A2432 ecotype Alabama chromosome 4, SceUnd_v1.1, whole genome shotgun sequence genome:
TCTGTAGCTGTTTTGTTAACAtgctattttttccctttctattTGTATAATTGATGTAAACCTATTTTGAGGTTAGTATGGATGGCAGTGGCTAAATTTGAGAAATAAttacattttctgtttgtttaaatAATAAGAAACTTCAATTATAATAAACTTGTTTTAATTTCCAGTGATGTTGCGTCTCATATGTAAGCTGTCAATAACTACcataaatatttcaaatttgttgAAACAGAagaattgtgttttaatgtatccacattttagattttatttttgaagatttttttttacaatgagaAAACAGTTCTAAAGGTCTGACCGAACTCCAAAGCCAGGTCCTTTTGGTGGTTCTGTCAGAGACGTAAGCCCGCCAGTTGGCTCACAAGAGAAGCGTCCACTCCTGAAAAGAAAGTGCGCACTGTTAAGCATTAGTCAGTACAGCACCACTCATTTTCAAGAACTAATAGAAGTCTAATTCATCTTTGGGCTGAGACTTCTATTAAATCCTCTTTTTAAGTCagtaagtaataaataaaaattgaaaatatgaaCCTAGCTGCATAAACCTGTGAAGTGAATGCATACTGCTGTCCTATGGATATGGTGTCAAGGACATCAGATTTTGCACTATCAATGGATTAAGAATACTGTATTGACACAAGATGGATATTCCAAATATATTTCCTATATTGAGGGAGATATACTTGGGACATGCTTTAAGAAGATTCAATAGTACTGGTCTGGTCAGCAACAATATTTCATTCTTACGGTCCCAGAATACTTATTGTATAGGAAAATAAAATACCTTGGTCCAGGTTTTGGAACTTTTCCAGCTTTCAGTTCATCAAGTATTTCTTCAATGTCTTTTGTTGTCAGATCTTCCTGTAAAATGAAATGAGGAAATATTGCATTCTCCATATAAAAACAATCATCTAACAACTTAAAGAAATGTATTATTTGAATATTTCAAGAACAAGGTTGAATGAAAGCTTATGTCATAATGAATGTATTAGCATTTaaagtgctacagaattcttGTTTTTGCTACAACAGACCAAATTAcaactattaaataaataatccttCCAGTTAACGATAATGTCACTGATGGGATAAAAAATTACCACTCGAAAACAAAATATGATGGGTTGTCTATTGTCCTTGTCTTGCTTATAAATATGAAATGTAAAGATGAAGATGATTTATGCTTAAATACTAacgttagtcccaattagaggtAAATCAGTAGGATTTATTGAAGTGTTGACTGACCAATCAGCACTTACTTTAATGTGTCTGTATTAGTTGGGATTAGGAATTGAATTTGAACATAACTATTATATTGGCATCTTGGGAAATACGTACatgtattattataattaaaaggATCATCAATTCATAGATTCAATACaaatcatatataaatatattccattcccaagagtcagcatggtatagtgccttgaacattggactatgattctggggaccaggggtcaaatcctcactcagccatggaaacctagtggtGATCCTGGGCAATCCATACTCTCTTAAGCCTCAGGAggtaaaggcaaatcccttctgaacaaatcttgctgagtaAACTCCAtggtaagtcagaaacaacttgaaggcacacaacactacGCTCCATTCttgtaataattaatttaaagcttataaaatattttgtgtaaCAACACAAAATATGAATAGGTTTTGGCATGAAGTTCCAGTTTCAGTTACAAACTTAAAAGCAGAAAATAGTGGTAAAATACTGACTTTTAAACCACAAGGAAGATAACAATTATTACCTAAATCCCGCAGCCAGTTTAACCccgctggagcagccagaggccactccaagccactgGTCTGTTTGACCCCTAAGAATGATTGGTGCACTATTTTCATACAGAGCAAAATGTAGGCCTTATCCAACCCATTTCAGTAATCATTTTAGCTCTTAAGAATACAGTTAGAACAAAGATGGTACATTAAAATTACCACCAAGACCCATGTTAAAGCAGAGACCACACTTAAAGCAGAGACCCCTATTTTTATATCAGCATTTGTCTTTTCAGTCTCTACAGCCTCCAGGAATACATTGCAGATTGATATAAAAGTCAACTTGTACTTACATAGTAGTTATCATTTATTTGCACCATTGGTGCATTTACACAAGCTCCTAAACATTCCACTTCAGTCAGAGTGAAAAGGTTATCAGATGTTGTTTCCCCAACTTTTATACCTAAGCAAAGAGAGATCAGTTTAAATtataataaagcaaaacaaagaaacaaaacagtagcATTAAAACTGACAACATAATTCTTCACAGTCATTTGTCCTAATTCAGACAATGACAGAAAATATGTGGTAGCCAGTTGTACTCCAACTGGATAGGAAATTGTGTACAGAtacaaccttgggcaaatcacacactcagcctcagaaaaccttgtgatagatttgccttggggttgccataagtcagaaacaacttgaaggtgcgcaacaacaataaatgtactTCTGCAGCCTGAGCTAGCAGCTGGAATTGCATTCCAGTTCAACAGACTCTAGATGAACAGACCTAGCTGCTATAGGAGGCTGAGAAATCTAGCTTTATAATGCACACACTGCTGGATTAAGATCAGAGTaaattttaaccttttaaaaatctgtgtaaaCATGACAAATATCCAAAGATAATTTTAGAAATGCTATGGAGGGAACCCATAACATTTGCTACTATTTTTAATGAAAGGGATTTAAGAGggagctgtattgttttaattgtacaattttaactgcttattattattttttaattctatgttttaaattgttttcctaTTGCTAAGTTTATATTTTCACTATATTGTATTCACTTTAATTTgtaagtatgtagagaggtcttgtagcacctttaagactactgaaagaaagaagtgggcagcatgctttctttcagttagtttcaagggtgctataagatctctctacatactgattctacagactagcacagctgtatctttgaatttaaTTTGTAAGTgattttgagtcccagttttggggaagatACCAATAAAAtttaatggaaagaatattagctGAAATTCATAGTTGTTCTGCTATGCGTACCAAATGGTATGCTACCATGGTATCATGTAGCCACTGTAATAAGTTTAGCACAGAGGCATACTTTAAGAAGCAAAAAACACTTTCACTTTTATGACTGAAACAACCATGAAGGTACATGTAATGATACAGTatgacattaaaatattatttgctttttaatattAAACGTCCAACAACAGCTGTTTCATGGAAGGAACCACTATGTTATTTCTTGGAAACCCAAGAATACTGGTTTTATTTTACTAAACAGCTCATTTCTACCACAGGTTGTCATTATAAGTATTATTTAATGTAATATTAAgaattggaatttttattttcacatctccattccatttttttcttttgtgccaTGCCTCTTAGAAGTAACTGGGCTCTCATTAGTCTGTCTGGGAAGCTTGATAGCTAAACAGTGGAGTACAATCATTTTCATAAGATATCTTATGAAAATGATTGTACTCCACTCTTTAGCTATCAAGCTTCCCAGACAGATTGTCCATATTGTTACTAATTCTATCACAGGCCTCTTTTGCATGTAAAACAAATCTTCCCAGTCTACATAGGTATAGttatttatatacacatacacatgtgctGTCAAACTGATCTATTCTTAATTAAATGTTTTCAAGATCTGTGCAAATTAAGATTAATTTAACATACTTAAAGCAGTGTGTGTAAAAAAAATTTCTACATTTCAGTTTGGTTCCAAACTGAGGCTATTTACTAAATTCACACCAGATTGGCTTTTGCCACCAAGGAAGAAAAACATGTAGCtggaaacaaaaaagaatgatcttcatttaaacattttttttagaaatcaATGAAACTGTACTTTCTGTCAAGgagaaaccccattatagggtcaccataaatcggaaacgactcgaaggcaaaCAGCAGCAAAACAATAAATCAAGTCTTATGCTTAAGAAAGGAACAAGTCTCAACATAGTATGTCATTCAAAAGACATCTGTCAATACTATAGTATATTTGCTTCTGTAGACAAGTGTTAAGTTTCTGTACCAAAGATATTGTATatattgtccatttttaaaattgcctGTAACTGGTAGACTATCCCAAATCAATTTGCAATTATTCCTTACTGCAGCATATGAACATAAGCAGCTCTCTGTGGTTTCCTCCCACCATTTCTCTGGACATGCTTTTGCTCAAGTGACACTCTTTATTGCTTTGAATGTTTTCCATGTGCTTCTGAATTTTCAAGCCACTGGCTTCTGTTTCAAGCCTTCAGCTTCTTCTACTTTTGCAGGTAGTATAACGATCATTCCTCTTGCATCAGAGCACACCAGTCATTGGCAGGCAATGACCATTCTATATCTTTTTGCTCTGTAAAATATTAGGGCATATTAGTCACTGATTGACAGAGACTTCACCACCCTCACAATTTACCTTCCAGTTTACAGtgtaaactgatttaaatatgACAAGGCAATACAGTATGAATTTTCTGCACAATACAGGGATAATATGCTTTGCATCGTACCAAGCTTTTTCTGAATGGCTTCTAATATGCTATCTGAGTCTTGCAGCATACAAGGTGTGGTGGTGCAGATTTGAATATGGTATTTTCCAACTGGTTTACGATTATACATTGTATAAAAGGTTGCTACTTCATAAACTCTCATAGGAGGCATCTTTAGAATTTCAGCAACCTAAAACAGTGAGAGAAGACAACTTTATTTTTGGTACAAAAAGCAATTTCAATTATTATTAAGGGATACTTCTCAATATCATTTATAATTTCAGCTATACCATGAATCTTCTTAATCTACAGAATTTTTCACAGAAAGCAAATTAATAGTACCACTCAGAGTCAATAGATACTGCCAAGCAAAAACTGTTAGTTTAATGTAAAATGTTTAGTTACTAGAACTGGTAccatttaaaaatacttcttGTTTCTAAAGTACTCGGTTTAAGAACTGTTATCTGCACACTGAGAATAATTATGACAGAAATTGCTATCTGCACACTGAAAATAATTATGACAGAATTCAAAATACACAATCTAAATGTAtattctttttttgtttctgGTTGTAGTGCTGACCACTATTTCCAGGCCTCTATTAGgacattgtcaaaggggaatgTGTATGGCAGGACTGGTCAATGCATTTTTGTTCAGTCTCAAAAGCCTGCTTAGAAGACGTATCATAGAAGATAtcataactaaaaataaaaaagctcctttttaaaaatcagtaaggTTAAAAAAATTCACATTAGAATAGTATTATTTGCATAATAGTGTACCGAATGTAAATTCTACCAAGAAATTGTTATTGGAGGTgctttttaaatagttaaaaattgTGGGATGAAAGATAAAGATAGCAATGTACCTTATTCATAGCAGATATAGGTAGCCATCCATGCTGTCTTTGGGCTAGATCCAGGACTGGAATAACTGCTGCAGATTTGTGTCCCTCTGGATAGTTGTTTACTATCGCCTCAATCCtctattaaagaaaataaatattacagCTGCCAAAATTTTCATATTGCTACAAAAATATAGTCTTTTATCCATCATTACATACCTCATAGTTTTCAGGTGTAAAATCAAATGGGGTGCTTGGATTGTTTTCAGGAGTATCCCTGTGCTgtacaagcaaacaaacaaacataaatattTGAAACCTGTACCTAAAATATGTCTATCACCTGGTCAGTTGTGTAGAAAAGGGCAAGTGCAACATCTCATGCAGGTATTAAAAGatcagtttgaaaaaaaatactattctcaACAATTGTAGGTACAGACACAATCTCCTATGCATCTGATTAGCCATTTCAAACGTGATTGTTGAAGTGAAATCTTACTGCCTACAGTTTAATCATAGGCTCAACACACATAGTATGTATTTAAAGGACAAATAGCAAATGTTTCCAAATCTGCAGTTACTATATAGGTATAATCCAATTAAATTAGCAGATTGCAACACTTGTATGCTAGGGCTGTAAATGTAAAAATTTAGAGCAGACTGTAACGTTTGTACAAGAGTCTAAAATATTCAGAATTTGCACCCAACCAAATATTGTCAGTTGATTGAATATTATTTGCCTATTATTAGATATTCCATGAAATTAAGAATACCACTATgtagtatctttttaaaatgtgcttatgCTGTCACTGATCACAGGAATTGCTTGCTCCAGCCTAGCTACAGTCAGGACAAACCGAGCAATGTTAAAAAGATGTTCCTACTGCAAATCTGTTAACATCAAGCACAGGCTTTCTTGTCAGTGTCTTCACTTCCATACAGCTGGCACTAGATGCAGTTAAGGGTTTCTACAGAATATTGAATCACTTAATCTTGGTATACaaccaggcttttttttttaccagtagCAGCACTCCTTGATGAGAGTAGGGTAAGCAATTCAAGACACTCTGGAAAGTGTCCCCCTACAGCCCTCAGCCCTACTTTCTATACTGTTCCAGAGAGCCCTGCAAACCTTCAGAGCAGATGAAGCACTCCCTCCCACAGTAATAGTAAATATGTTCTGCCAGATCTCAAGCCTTCTGTGGATACTGGTAACCCTTCTATCAACAGAATGCAGATTCTGGACCCAACACCTATACTGATATCTGGGTCAGAATAAGCATGCAAAATATTGCCATACTCAGTGTCAAAAGATCCCAGAATCAATGTAGTTTCAGACACACTGCTGGAATCAGAGTAGATAGTCTAATGGCTTTCCCCCATTTGACATATGCCAGGATCTAAGTAATTATACACCAAATTCTGTGGCATCACCATTGAAACTACAACACTTGATTAGAATGGACAGAGTGGTGCTTCCACATTTACATATTATTGCCACCTTTCATAGATTATCTATTTTCTTTAATTATAATATTTGTTAACAACAAAAGAGAAATATACAACATTATTTTCCTATGTAACGTGAAAGCTAGTTGCTAAAGCGTGTTTGCCATCAACCTTGCCAAACACTACTACGGTACCTATCTGATTAATACCAACTCTTGGATTCCTCAGTGCAATTCTAATCCCAACAAAACAGCAGTTACTATAGAAGTATTATTCATGGTAATTCTTTTAAATCAAGCCACAGTCATGCCTCTGTACCTGACTAACAGATCTGTAACTCTACTGCCACAATTAAATACATCACAATTAAACAAGGGGAAAATCTACAGCATAGCCTTATTTTTGCTTTATAAATTACTATTGCTATGTTAAGGACAAGCCGGGTATTTACAGTGTCAGAAGGCAGCCAGATCCTGGGAGAGGAAAATTCATACTAGCACCTCTAATATCTGCTCTAGTGCGCTGTCTAGAAAACCCTTCAGAACAGAGTTTGAGATAGCACAGTTCAGGGGGTAGGGGAGAAAACAGCATCTTGTTCACAGGTACTGTACGGAGAGGGAAATCATCTTTTCCTCAGTCCTCTTAATCTTCTTCCATCAGCATAAGGCTCCTGGCCATTTTATTTGAAACTAAATGGCTTGGGAATACAAGACAGGTTTCAGTTGCATCTGCTTTGGCCATATAAACGAATTACTGTACTTACCACAAACAAagctcctccaccaccactgcaTGCAGCTGTTGTATGAAGGCAGCGAACCTGTGCCACCTACAAATCACAAAGTAAAACCATTTGTTCTTTCAATTACTGCTAATCTGTTGAATGCAACCTTAGTTGTACCTGGAGTAGATCCATTGAGACCTCTTATAAAACACATCTTATTTGTATTAGTTAGAATCCTCACTGCTAGGTTATATGCTTGATCTACTTCACTATTTGGTAGCTTTGTGTGAGTCAGTTTCCCTGTACATTTACTAACAGAATCACTGATATCCCTAAAAATGACACCAAAAACACATAATAGCAAAAAACAATTGCAAAGAAGCATGCAAAGAAGTCAAGAAAAACTGAATAGCGAAATGAGTACCCATACTTGGGCAAGAAGACAATTATATCATGCCCAACACATGGAAAGAAATTTACAAATAGAAATAATGGTCAGTACAGCTATGAGTCAGAAATACAACCCAGTAACAAGACAGAATTTTGAAGCAGAAAAACACCCTTCAGGATCCAGATCAAACTATGGAAAAGAACCTCCAATTCGAATTCCTTTGGAGTACCTATGAACCAACATACATCCCCACCCTCCTGTGTTTATTTGTGAAACAGTATGGAAACATTGTTGGATTAAGATGTGTTTTGATAAGCTATCAAGTTTATTACAGACAAGGACAGACCAGGACATTTTGTAGATAGGCAGGGCAGCAAATGATACCATGGTTGGCCATTCAAAGTCGAGGTCCATACAGTAGTTATGTTATTTTgtcacctgaggcagaaaatttgACTAGCACCTCCCTGCTTCTtctcagtaaaaataaaataccttaaataacaaataatttaCTGCCCTTCTAAGGCATTCAAAATTTGATGTATGAGGTGACCACCCCACTGCCTAATAGGACCATCCCtctgaatgaagagaaacaacCCATTCACATTTGAATTCCAAAGAAAAGTAATCACTACACAGCATAATGCATCACTGGGCAATTCATTGCATTTCTCTAAATTTCTGTCTTACTCTCAAATCACATGACCCTCCCCAATCCTACTCCCTTCCCCAAACTATGGAACTCAAGTTGGGATGCTGGAGGTAAAAATACCTCAAGACCTATAGCAGTAATCTCTGATGGCTTTAGAAACAATTTAGGCAACCAAATCCATTAATCTCTGCAGAGGTATTAAGACTTGCTGCTCATCACTATACAACTGTATGATCAGAGACAGCAGAATTCTTGTCACTGTGAATTCTCCTAATTCAGAATCATCATGCCTCCATTTATCAGGAAAGACAAAAAACCTCACAAATGTATTTATAGAGTGCTTAATTAAACTATACAATTTGCTACTGTAGGATGTGATTAATATGGTTACTAGTCATAAATTGCTCTGCAGAATGAGAGCTAGTATGCCACTCAATATCAGTTACTAGAGACCAACAATGGGTGAGGGCTTGTTTGCAGTCCCCACAGAGACAACTGCCACTTAGCAACTTCAAGAAAAAGGGACACTGAACCAGAAGGGCCACTGGTTTAATCCAGAAGCATTCTTATATTCTTATTATCATTAATAATGCTTTAATTTAAATAGAACACTAGCTTGCATTAAATTGTATTTAGTCCATACAGTTTAACTCTTATAATTTAACTCATATAGACATTTAACACTAGAAAAATACTAAGGCTACTTCTAACTGTCATTCATATACAAATTTGTATGCATATGGAATTATTACTGTTCCAGTACAATGATGATGATCTTCAGCATGTTATTCCAGGAAAACAAATAGAAGAAATggagcacacacatgcacacaaaagatGACAGTAAGGCCTGGTGACTTCCTATTAAGTTTCAAACTT
Encoded proteins:
- the NDUFV2 gene encoding NADH dehydrogenase [ubiquinone] flavoprotein 2, mitochondrial isoform X1, with the protein product MLLSAPFRAAFARSVAQVRCLHTTAACSGGGGALFVHRDTPENNPSTPFDFTPENYERIEAIVNNYPEGHKSAAVIPVLDLAQRQHGWLPISAMNKVAEILKMPPMRVYEVATFYTMYNRKPVGKYHIQICTTTPCMLQDSDSILEAIQKKLGIKVGETTSDNLFTLTEVECLGACVNAPMVQINDNYYEDLTTKDIEEILDELKAGKVPKPGPRSGRFSCEPTGGLTSLTEPPKGPGFGVRSDL
- the NDUFV2 gene encoding NADH dehydrogenase [ubiquinone] flavoprotein 2, mitochondrial isoform X2, coding for MVAQVRCLHTTAACSGGGGALFVHRDTPENNPSTPFDFTPENYERIEAIVNNYPEGHKSAAVIPVLDLAQRQHGWLPISAMNKVAEILKMPPMRVYEVATFYTMYNRKPVGKYHIQICTTTPCMLQDSDSILEAIQKKLGIKVGETTSDNLFTLTEVECLGACVNAPMVQINDNYYEDLTTKDIEEILDELKAGKVPKPGPRSGRFSCEPTGGLTSLTEPPKGPGFGVRSDL